The following are encoded in a window of Caretta caretta isolate rCarCar2 chromosome 19, rCarCar1.hap1, whole genome shotgun sequence genomic DNA:
- the TINAGL1 gene encoding tubulointerstitial nephritis antigen-like produces the protein MRLLWTLLTLWLLAAEDLSAHRARTRRELAPGLHERGIRDAGGSYCERNDACCVGRDDACTVPYLDTICYCDLFCNRTVSDCCPDFWEYCLGIPPPLAVHKGCDRGEHKYPTGATYRENCNLCTCSGNGKWDCEQHPCLIDGEMIDAINRGNYGWRAANYSHFWGMTLDEGVRHRLGTIKPPPTVMNMNELQMSMDTNEWLPSHFNAADKWPGLILEPLDQGNCAGSWAFSTAAVASDRISIHSMGHMTPALSPQNLISCDTRNQQGCSGGRIDRAWWYLRRRGVVTDSCYPFTSWEKDSAHTGRPCMMQSRSTGRGKRQATQQCPNPQAHSNEIFQSTPAYRLSSSEKEIMKELMENGPVQAIMEVHEDFFVYKSGVYRHTPVMAGKPEHHRRHGTHSVKITGWGEERTPQGQTQKYWVAANSWGKHWGEDGYFRIARGANECEIETFVVGVWGRVSMEDMRRRK, from the exons ATGAGGCTGCTGTGGACTCTCCTGACCCTCTGGCTGTTGGCAGCAGAGGATCTCTCTGCCCACAGAGCACGGACCCGCAGAGAGCTGGCACCAGGCTTGCACGAGCGGGGGATCCGGGACGCCGGCGGCTCGTACTGTGAGAGGAATGATGCCTGCTGCGTGGGCAGGGACGACGCCTGCACTGTGCCCTACCTGGATACCATCTGCTACTGCGACCTCTTCTGCAACCGCACCGTCTCCGACTGCTGCCCTGACTTCTGGGAGTACTGCCTGGGCATCCCGCCCCCCTTGGCCGTGCACAAAG GTTGTGATCGTGGTGAACACAAGTACCCAACCGGAGCCACCTACAGAGAAAACTGCAACCTCTG CACCTGCAGCGGGAACGGGAAGTGGGACTGTGAGCAGCACCCCTGCCTCATCGATGGGGAGATGATTGATGCCATCAACAGAGGGAATTATGG CTGGAGAGCCGCCAACTACAGCCATTTCTGGGGGATGACGCTGGATGAAGGGGTCCGCCACCGGCTGGGGACCATCAAACCACCCCCCACGGTCATGAACATGAACGAGCTGCAG ATGAGCATGGACACCAATGAGTGGCTCCCCAGCCATTTCAACGCAGCTGACAAATGGCCCGGGTTGATCCTCGAGCCCCTGGACCAGGGCAATTGCGCCGGCTCCTGGGCTTTCTCTACAGCAG CGGTGGCATCGGACAGGATCTCCATCCATTCCATGGGGCACATGACGCCCGCCCTGTCCCCCCAGAACCTGATCTCGTGTGACACCCGGAACCAgcagggctgcagcgggggcCGGATCGACCGGGCCTGGTGGTATCTGCGCAGGAGAGG GGTGGTGACTGACAGCTGCTACCCCTTCACCAGCTGGGAGAAGGACAGTGCCCACACAGGCCGGCCCTGCATGATGCAAAGTCGCTCCACGGGCAGAGGGAAGAGGCAAGCCACCCAGCAGTGCCCTAACCCCCAGGCCCACTCCAACGAGATCTTCCAGTCGACCCCCGCCTACCGCCTCTCCTCCAGC GAGAAGGAGATCATGAAGGAGCTGATGGAGAATGGACCTGTGCAAG CCATCATGGAGGTTCACGAGGATTTCTTCGTGTACAAGAGCGGAGTCTATCGGCACACGCCGGTGATGGCTGGGAAGCCGGAGCACCACCGGAGACACGGCACCCACTCGGTGAAAATCACAGG gtggggagaagagaggacGCCCCAGGGGCAGACTCAGAAGTACTGG GTGGCTGCGAACTCCTGGGGCAAGCACTGGGGTGAGGACGGCTACTTCCGCATTGCCCGGGGTGCCAACGAGTGCGAGATCGAGACCTTCGTGGTGGGCGTCTGGGGCCGTGTCAGCATGGAGGACATGCGGCGCCGGAAGTGA